TATATGGTGCCAAACGGCACTCTGAAACTTGTGCCGGGTGACAGGCTGCTGGTGATACAGGAGGATGTCACTCCCGATAGTAGACACGCTTGACGCGCTGAGAGATCGATGTGAGGACCTCGTAGGGGATGGTGCCGAGGGTGTCGGCTATGGCTTCAACAGGGACGCTGTCGCCGAATATCTCGACCCTGTCGCCGGGCTGGACTCCGGGGATTCCGGTGACATCGATCATACAGGAGTCCATACATATGCTGCCGACTGTGGGACAGAGGACTCCGCGCACGCAGAAAGATGCGTTGCCGTAGCCGAGGTGACGGTTTATGCCGTCGGCATAGCCCACAGGGACTGTGGCTATCACGGAGTCGCGGCTGAGTATGCCTCGGCGGTTGTAGCCTATGGTGGTGCCTGCCTCCCAGTGTTTTACCGATATTACAGATGTGCTGAGTGAGGATATGGGGCGTAGCTCGTCCTGGGAGCCGTCGTGCATGGTGCGTATGCCGTAGAGCCCTATGCCGAGACGCACCATGTCGCGCTGCTGCCCGGGGAAACGTGTGATGCCTGTGGAGTTGAGGATGTGGCTCAGTATCCTGCGCCCGGGGAATGCCGAACGGAGCATGACGCAGCAGCGTTCGAAATAGTCGAACTGACGGAGGGTGTATTCGTCCTCGGAGGGGTCGTCGGCGGCACAGAGATGAGAGAATATGCTTGAGGGTGACACACAGTCCTGACTGCGCAGGACTTCTATGACCTCGGGAAGAGTGTCGAGACGGAAACCGAGACGGTGCATGCCGGAATCAATCTTGATGTGGACCGGATAGTCCTTTATGCCCCGGCGGCGTGCCTCGGCGATGAGGCTGCGGAGGAAGTCGACGGAGTAGATCTCCGGCTCCAGATGGCTGTCGAAGATGGCGTTGAGGTCGTCGACCGCGGGGTTGAGGACTATGATGGGCATGGTGATGCCTGCCTGGCGCAGATCCACGCCTTCGTCGTGGACGGCTACTGCCAGATAGCTTGCGCCCTGGCTCTGGAGGGTCTTTGCGAGTTCGTGGGAGCCGGCACCGTAGCCTGATGCCTTGATCATGCATACCATGCCGGTGTCGGGCCTGACGCGGGAACGGAAAAAGTTGAAGTTGTCGACAACGGCGTCGAGGTTTATCTCAAGGACGGTGCCGTTGCGGCGTTTCTCAAGGAGGCGTGCGACGTTGCCGAGAGGTTCGTCCTGAGAGCCTTTGATGAGTATGAGCTCGGATCGGAAATCGTCGGGGGTGACGCTGCCGAGAAATTCCTCAACAGAGGGATAGGTAACAGAACCTGCCGGAAGGGATGATGAACGGGAATTGATCTCCGGACCTATGCCTATGATGCGGTCGATGTGCCTGAGACGCAGCATGGCGGCGGCGCGGGCGTACACGTCGGCAGCGGGCAGCCCCTCCGTGTCGATATCCCCGAGGATGACTGTGAGGGTGTGATCGGGGGTGACACGACGCGACATGAAGTCGAGAGAGAGGGAGAGGGATGCGATGCCGGAGGAGAAGGTGTCGTGAATCATCTGGCAATCATTCACTCCGTCAGCAACATCGAGACGGGTGCGGACCGGACGCAATAAGGGCATACGGTCGGCTATGGTGGCGGGGTCGGTGCCGAGAAGGAGCATCACCGCCAATGAGGTGACGGCATTCTCTATATCCCTCTCGGATGTGAAAGGGATGGTGAACTGTCCGGACAATGCTCCTGGGACCCAATGATAGTCAATGGTGGATGAGCCGTCAGCCTTAGAAACCCTGACTATGCGCAGTGCGGCTCCTGGGGTGTCAAGGCGGGTCCACCCTACCCTATCGGGCCCTTGGGGGAGGGAGTCGGAGATAAGCCGGTTGTCGGCACAGTAGACGGCATAGCGGCACCGGCGCATAAGCGAAGCCTTCTCTCGGCATTTCTGTGCTATGTCGGAAAAGCCGTGGCTATGTGCCGCGCCGATGTTGGTGAAGATTCCTATCTCGGGGGATATGACTGACTCCAGACGGTCCATCTCACC
The sequence above is drawn from the Duncaniella freteri genome and encodes:
- a CDS encoding bifunctional UDP-N-acetylmuramoyl-tripeptide:D-alanyl-D-alanine ligase/alanine racemase; this encodes MDYSISEIARIINAGSPAFPDHRITSLLTDSRSLLDPSGTLFFALRTPSGDGNNYIASLYAHGGVRDFVVDTIPADASSMPQANFLKVPSVIDALQKLAASHRAKSGARVIAITGSRGKTTVKEWLYRLISPDLRVVRSPRSYNSQTGVPLSLCAIDSGTEMAIIEAGISLPGEMDRLESVISPEIGIFTNIGAAHSHGFSDIAQKCREKASLMRRCRYAVYCADNRLISDSLPQGPDRVGWTRLDTPGAALRIVRVSKADGSSTIDYHWVPGALSGQFTIPFTSERDIENAVTSLAVMLLLGTDPATIADRMPLLRPVRTRLDVADGVNDCQMIHDTFSSGIASLSLSLDFMSRRVTPDHTLTVILGDIDTEGLPAADVYARAAAMLRLRHIDRIIGIGPEINSRSSSLPAGSVTYPSVEEFLGSVTPDDFRSELILIKGSQDEPLGNVARLLEKRRNGTVLEINLDAVVDNFNFFRSRVRPDTGMVCMIKASGYGAGSHELAKTLQSQGASYLAVAVHDEGVDLRQAGITMPIIVLNPAVDDLNAIFDSHLEPEIYSVDFLRSLIAEARRRGIKDYPVHIKIDSGMHRLGFRLDTLPEVIEVLRSQDCVSPSSIFSHLCAADDPSEDEYTLRQFDYFERCCVMLRSAFPGRRILSHILNSTGITRFPGQQRDMVRLGIGLYGIRTMHDGSQDELRPISSLSTSVISVKHWEAGTTIGYNRRGILSRDSVIATVPVGYADGINRHLGYGNASFCVRGVLCPTVGSICMDSCMIDVTGIPGVQPGDRVEIFGDSVPVEAIADTLGTIPYEVLTSISQRVKRVYYRE